Within the Natranaeroarchaeum sulfidigenes genome, the region CAGTCGACTCCCGCAGTCGCTGGTTTTCGGCTTCCACTTCGGCAATATGCTCGTGAGCCTCGTCCAGTGTGGCTTGCAGGGACTCGACCTGTTCTTCGAGCTCTTCGATCCGATCGTCTTTGGCGACGAGTCGCGCCTCGACGTCCTCCGCAGTCATCGTGGCATCGCCACGGGAGAAGGCGTTTGCCAGCTGTCTGGCCGCGTTCGAGACGTCCCGGGCCTTTTCCAGCTCGGATTCGAGCTGGTCGATCTTCGCCCGTTTTTTGTCCAGCTCCTGTTGCATATCGGCCAGCTCTGTAGAGCGCTGTTCTTCCTCTTCAGTTAGCTCGGCGAGATCGTCCATCAGCGAGTCGCTGACTGACTTCAGCTCCGGGCGCTCGAAATCGTCGAGGCCGGGCGTCGCGCCCGCATCGAAGGTGCGTTTGCGGCGGAACTGGATCCGCCGGACGTCGACCTCGGTCCAGTCGGTCTGGACGAACGCCTCGCCATCGCCGAGGTCTGCTACGGCCTCCTGATACTCGCTGTCGACGACCCGCCCCACGACTTTGGTGTCGTTGTCCCAGGTGAGCCGGTGCCAGACGAGCCAGTTGGCCTGCGTGATGAAGTCCTTTTTGACGTCCGCAGGACGCTGGCTGATCCCCATGATCCCCAGCCCGTGTTTTCGGCCGCGCTTTCCGATCTTGATCAGCATCTTGCCGGTCTCGCCACCGCCGCCTTTCTGTGGGAGATACTCGTGGACCTCCTCGACGACGAGCAAGAACGGCTTCTTGAGCTTCTTCTCTTTGGTGAATAGGTGTCTGGCCGTTTCACGCAGAAGTTCGTCGGCGACATCCTCGTCGAGATAGCCCGAGACGTCGAGGATGATCGGTACGTTCTCTTCGAGCGCGAGCGTGGCGATCCGCTCCGCGTGGGCGGGCCCGATCTGGATGTCACACTCCTCGTCAGCGCCCGCGTGGAGTAGCTCGTACTCCTCTTTGAGGCCGTAGTACTCGCCATCAGTGTCGACGATCAGGACGGGATATCCCGCGTCGAGCAGTTCCTCGATGACGACGCTTGCTGTGTTTGACTTCCCCGACCCGCTCTTTCCGGTGACGAATCCACGGCCCGTAAGCACGTCGACGACCGGAAGCCGCACAGGCTCTCCGGGCTCGTCGTCTCCTGCAGGCGCGCTCAGTTCGCCGATCGTGATCCGCTCGCGATCGCTCACCCACGACCCCCTCCCCGAATCCTCACGTGTAGCATCAGTCCGTATCTCTCGTGACGAGCACTTGAACCCTTTGCCGGTGGGGGCGACACTCGCGGCCAGTCAGTCCCTACTCATCGAGAAATTCTCGGTCGGCAAACCCGAGTTCGTCGTGCTCCGCGAGCATCTCTTCGAGGTCATCCCTGATGGATGTTGCAAGAACCGTCAGCTCCTCGTAGCGGTCGTCTTCTTCCAGCTCGAACTGTGATTTCGTCCGTTCCAGTGCGCTCAGCTTCGACTTGATCCTGAAGTATTCGTTGAGCCGCATCTCGTAAGAGTCGAGCAACAATTGTGTTTCGACGACTTTCCCGATCGTCTCACCCGTGACCGGTTTTACTACGTACTCGTCAAATGGCATCTCCAGAATATCGAAATCGGGGTCGGTAGCAGTCACCACCACGACTTTGCCCTCGTAGCCATCACTCCTGATCCGGTCGAGCACCTCGTCACCGGTCAGTTCCGGCATCCGGCGATCGAGCAGGACGACATCGAACGTGTCGTCGATCAGTTCGAGTGCAGCGCTCCCGCTGTAAGCCGTTTCGACGTGATAGGTATCCGCGAGGTGTGACGCATAGAGATCAGCGACCCGCTCTTCGTCGTCCACAACCAGTATCGACGCACCGGGAGCTGGGTCCATTGCCATGCGGTTGCTACCCACAGGATAAGTAAGTTCGGCCAAGGGAGGTCATCTTCGAGGGCCGAGCGCTTGCGGGGACCAATCTTATATTATCCACCACGTATAACACCCTACTCAATCGGCAACTGTCGGGGATTTGGCAGGGGATGCGGTAACGAACAGGGGGTGCGAAAAACCCGGCAACGTTCCGAGGCCACTCGTCACACATCATGTCAGAGAGACCATCACACGAGATCGCCGGAATCGTCAACGGACGCTGGGACTGTCTCGACGCGATCGTCAGGGATCCCGGAGCGAAAGGGGAGCTAGTTGACCGTCTCGATACACCGCGTTCGACACTCGACGATATCGTTCGGGAACTCGAACAGGTGGGACTCGTCGAGTATGTCGACGGAGAGTGGCGAGCAACCACCGTTGGATACTATGCGCACAACAGCTACGAGCAGTTCGTGGGATCACTCGAGGGGTTACAGGCGGTAGGCGACGTTCTCGATCCACTTTGCGATGTTCGAAGCGTCGGCCCGGCAATGCTGGATGGTGCAGTCGCACACGAAGCGACTGACCCGGTACCTGATGCCGTAATCGAGGAGTTTCTCGCCCGTATCGATGAGGCCTCCCGGATCAGAGGATTCGCCCCACGGGCGATCTCGGGCTATGCCGACGCCGTTCCAGAACGGGCAGCAAAGAGCGGAACCACCCTCGAAATGGTGACGACTCCTGACATCTACAAGCAGCTATCCACGCTGTATCCCCCGACAGAACGGTCAGATGCCGAACGGGAACTGGTGTCGCTGTTCGCTGGACCGATCCCCTTCGAGTACGGTCTCTGGATCGGCGACAACTCTCATGCGGGGCTGATCGTCTACACCGACCACGGTATCAAGGGGCTGATCATTAACGAATCCGATGCCGCCGTCGAATGGGCGACCGAACAGTACGAAGAAGTTCGCGAGAACGCAACACCGGTGGCCGATCGAGACGGTCTTACCGCCGACAGGTAACGCTCTACACGGATTTGAACCACCTGAACTTCGGTCGCAAGCTCCCTCGTTCCGTACCTCCAAATCCAAGGAACGATGCTGTCGCTCACGGATTTGTTCGCGACAGCAACGGTGGGGCTGGGATTTGAACCACCCTCAGACGTGCTCGCTTCGCTGTGCGCGACTGATATCGTTCAAATCCAAGGAACGATGCTGTCGCTCACGGATTTGTTCGCGACAGCAACGGTGGGGCTGGGATTTGAACCCAGGAATCCGTGAGGATACCTGCTCTCAAGGCAGGCGCAATAGGCCGCTCTGCCACCCCACCACATATCATCGTATACCGGCTGATGGTTAAGAACTAACGGATTCGCCCGACCGATCACTCGCGTCCCAGAACCGCCTCGCCGTCCTCGTCAGTTACGAACAGCCCGAGGTCGTCGAGTAGTTCCGTCGTATACTGCGGCACGATACGCCCGGCCGTGACGCGCGAGCGGATCCGCGAGCAAAGCGTCAGCAGGTCGTCACCGTCCTCGACGACCGGAAGCGATTCGACGAACTCGATGTCGTGGCCGGCGTCGTGTCCCCTGACCGAGAACGTTTCCAGCGCTGGCGGTCGATATGCGTCCTCGAAGTCGATGGGCTCGGTACAGCCCGCGAAGTAGATGCGTCCGCCCGCGGCCGGACCCAGCACGAGTTCGTTGGTTCGGAGCTTCATCGCCGCGCTGTCTATCTGTGACCGACCGAGCAGGGGTGCGCGCGGATCGGCGACGGCTGCGGAGCGGACCCCCTCTTCGTCGAGCAGGTGAGTAATCGTATTACCCACGCGGGCGGCCCGGTTCGATCCGACCTGTACCTCGAAACGGACGTCAGCGATGTCGTTGACAGCCTCTGCGGTGAGCGCCCGGAGTTCCGCCTCGGGATCACTATCGTAACGGTCGGGAAGGTCGTCTGCCGCACGGTAGTTCACGAGCAGTTCGCCACCGCTCGCGTCCGCGGCGCGGACGACGTCTTTGAACATCGCCGCGTACAGCTCGGCCGATTCGTCGGCCGAGAGCGGTGACGTATCCGGCAGATCTGACACCACGAGGTCGGGGTGTGGGAGCGTCGCGGGGACGGCAACAACGGTCATGCCCGACCCTACCCGCCAGCCGTAGTTAAACCCGGCCGTTCCAGTCAGCTGTCGTCGTACTGTTCCGCTGGTGTTTAGGTATGTCCGGGCCGCAACTGTAGACATGGATCTGTTCGGGACTGCAGGAATACGCGGACCGGTACGGGATCGGGTCACACCCGGGCTGGCGCTGTCAGTCGGACAGGCGCTCGGCAGCTACATTCGCGACGTCGAGACCGACGTCGTACCGACAGTCGTACTCGGCTGGGACGGCCGCGAGACAAGCGAATCTCTCGTCGCGGCGGTCGAGTCGGGCGTCACCAGCGCTGGCGTCGACGTCCTGCGCGTGGGGGAACTACCGACTCCGGCGCTCGCATTCTGTTCGCAAGGACGATACGGCGTGATGATCACGGCGAGTCACAACCCGCCGACCGACAATGGCATCAAACTGTTCGAAGATGGTGAGGAGTTCGACAGTGGGGCCGAAGGAGAGATCGAACGACTCGTCACCGAGACCGGCGAACCGGCGGCCTGGAACGAGTTCGGAACGTCGGGACTGGCCGACGAACTCGGCACCTACCGCGACCGGATCGCCGAGTACGCCGTCGAAACACTGGGTGTGGACAACGACGAACCGCTCACTGGTGTCTCTGTCGTCGTCGACTGTGGGAACGGTGTAGCAAGCCTGGCTACGCCACAAGTACTGCGTGCGCTGGGGGCACACGTCGTCACGCTCAACGCGAACGTCGACGGGACCTTTCCGGGGCGTGAGAGCAAACCGACGCCGGAGACGCTCACGGATTTGCGCACGTTCATCAGGGACGGCGAGTTCGACATGGGTATCGGCCACGATGGGGACGGCGACCGGATCGTCATCGTCGGCCCGGGCGGCGATGTCGTCCACGAGGACACGATCCTCGCCGTTCTAGCACGTCACTATGTCGCCGATAGCGAGAGCGAGGATCCCGTGGTAGTCACGACACCCAACGCATCGGCCCGGATCGACGAGGTCGTCCGCGAGGAACGGGGGCGCACTGAGCGGGTTCGCCTCGGTGCGCTCCACGAGGGGATTGCCCGCGAGCGTGATGCCGGCACTGGGGAGACCGACGTGGTCTTCGCCGCAGAGCCGTGGAAGCACATTCATACTGCACTCGGCGGCTGGATCGATGGCGTGGCCAGCGCGGCCGTACTGACCGGACTCGTCGCCTCCGCGGGTGACGTGGCGACGCTCGTCGAACCCATCACCGAACGCCCCTACCGGAAGATCAGCGTTCCGTGTCCGGATGCCGCAAAAACGCCCGCGATGGAGCGTATCGGACGTGAACTCCCCGATCAGTTTCCGGACGGTGACGTTTCAACCGAATACGGCGTCCGGATCGAGCTCCCGGACGCCTCGTGGGTACTGGTCCGGCCCAGCGGGACCGAAGAGTACGTACGGTTCTATGCGGAAAGCGACGACATAGACCGTATCGTGGAGACGACGCGCGCGGTCGTCGCGGACGCAATCGAAGCCAGCCGGTAGCTGTGGCATGGTACCGCGAGGTAGCAGTGCCGTAGACTACTTGTGAGTACTCCGCTAACTCGGGTCCATGAACGAGTTGATCGAACTGGCTCGCGAGGCCCGCGAGTCGTCGTACGCGCCCTACTCCGAGTATCACGTCGGGGCGGCGCTCGAAACGAGCGACGGGACGATCTTTACCGGCTGTAACATAGAGAACGCGAACTACTCGAACAGCGTCCATGCCGAAGAATTGGCCCTGTCTGAGGCGGTACGTGAAGGCTATCGGACGTTCGACCGTATCGCAGTGAGTTCAAGCGAGCTAGACGGCGTCACTCCATGTGGAATGTGTCGACAGAGTCTCGCGGAGTTCTGTCCGGAAGATCTCGAGATACTGTGTGATGACGGCGATAGCGTCTCGACGTACACACTCGGCGAACTGATCCCGAACACGATCCACCGGGGGATGCTGGAGTAGCGGCAACGAGGGACGCTGGAGTAGCGACGGGCACGGAATTATTTACTGGTTCGTGACAAACGTCGGTCCATGTCTGATGACCGAGGAGATTCTGCGGGCGGCGACAATGACGTACCGGGCGATAGTGAAGACCCAAACGACGAACTCCAGTACCACCTCGAAGTCGGGCCCAACGATGTCGCCGAGGCTGTCCTGCTTCCCGGCAACCCCGAGCGCGTCTCAAAAATAACGGCTCTCTGGGAGGACAGCGAGGAGGTTGGTCGCCATCGCGAGTACGTGACCGAAACCGGCACGTACGACGGCGCGCCGATCAGCGTCACCTCCACTGGGATCGGCTCGCCGTCGGCCGCAATCGCCGTCGAAGAGCTGGCACGAACGGGAGTGGAGACGTTCATCCGAGTTGGCTCGTGTGGCGCACTCCAGCCCGAGATGTCGGTCGGCGACCTGATCATTACGACCGGCGCGGTCAGACAGGAGGGCACGAGCGATGAGTACGTTCGCGAGGACTACCCCGCGGCCGCGGATCACGAGGTCGTTTCGGCGCTGATCGCCGCTGCGGAGCGACTGGGTCACGAGTACCATACCGGCGTGACGATGAGCGCCGATAGTTTCTACGCCGGTCAGGGGCGTCCCGGCTTCGACGGCTTCGAGGCTGCGGGCAGTGATCGGCTGGTCGAAGAGTTGCGTGAGGCAAACGTCGCTAACATCGAGATGGAAGCCAGCGCGATCCTGACCCTGGCGAGCGTGTACGGGCTCAGGGCAGGCGCGGTCTGTACCGTCTATGCGAACCGGGAGACGGGCGAGTTTAGAACGGAGGGTGAACGCAAGGCAGCCGAAACGGCATCGCTCGCGGTCAAACTGTTACAGAGGATGGATGAGATCAAAGCCGAGCAGGGCGTCGATCGGTGGCACGCAGGCCTGTCGCTGTAGGTCGGTTCGGCTCCTAGAGATCGCTCCAGGCGTCTTTCGCGCGCGACCAGGAGGTCAGATCCGCGATCCAGCGCGCCGCGATGAACTTCTTGAGTGTCTGGGCCGGGACGGAGCCGAACGTCTCGATCGGCATGAACATCACGTCACTTGCGACGGCGTCCTCACCGATCGAGATAACTGTTCCTTTGTCCTTGTGGGTCCAGGTCTCTAGCGGTCGGTTCTCGATCGCACGGGCGATGTTCTTCCCGGCGACTTCCGCAGCCTGCCAGGCCGCCTGTGCGGTCGGCGGTGCGGGCATCTGGCCCTGGTCGATGATCGCACTGTCCCCGATAGCGAAGACCCGCTCGTCGCTCGTCTCGAACGTCGACTCGGCGTTGACACGGTTGTGCTCCTTTTCGACGTCGGCGCTTTCGAGTGCGTCACGCCCAGTGATACCGCCAGTCCAGACGAACACGTCGTACTCGACGGGATTACGCTCGTCGAAGTGGATCGTTGACTCGTCGGCTTCCGTGACCGGATCGTTAGTCAGGATCTGGACACCAGCGTCTTCGAGTTCCTCGCGGAGGGCCTGTTGGATCCCACCCGATCCCGACGGGAATATCTCTTCGAGCGCCTCGACGAGCGAGATCTCGATCGGTGCGTTGTGGATGTCGCGAAACTCTGCGACTTCGCCTGCAGTCTGGATCCCCGAGAGACCAGCACCGCCGACGACGACGTGTGCGGGATCGCTTCGCGTCGCGCTCTCTGCTGCTTCCTTCACTCGCTCGTGGATCGTCAGGGCTTCATCGAGACTTTTCAGAGTGAGGGAATGCTCCTCGATACCTGGAATCCCGTAGTACGCCGTCTGGCTGCCGAGCGCAACGAGTGTGTAATCGTACTCGACTGGGTCGCTCTCTGCCAGTTCGATCACGCGCTTATCGACGTCCATACCGACGACCTCATCCTCGATGAACGTCGTACCCGGCGATTTGATCTCCTCGATTGGGATCTTGATGCTCTCCTGTACTGCCGGATCACGAATACAGCGGTGGGATTCGTGTAGAACTAGATGATAGTCGGTGTTCGAGATCCAGACGAGATCCGCAGTGCCACTCAGTTCTTTTTCGAGTTGTTGTATCGCGCCAGCACCCGCGTAGCCAGCACCGAGTACAACGACCGTGTCCGTCATGGCTCCTACTCAGCAACCCTCCGATACAAAGGCTTTGGATCGGACATCGGATAGTGAGGGTGTACCACACGGTAGCTGAGACTGAAAATACCGGAAAGAGACGATGCTAGTGTTCGGGCTCTCCGGCCGGTGCAACCATCTCGTTTAGCTGAAGGATCAGTATGTTGTTGGTGTCGTCCTTGCCGTCGACTGTCCCCTCGATCAGTAGCTTCGAGAGCGGCGTCGGGCCGACGGTGACGTCGTCGCCTTCGTGAATATCGCGCGAGGATCCCTGCAGATGGATCTCTGCTCGACAGAGTTCGGGGTGGTGGACGCTACTGAGGTTAATCTCGCTGATGTTGGCGTCCTTGACCGGTTCGCCCTCGTGAGAGAGCGGCACCGATGCCGGTTCATCCATTCGCTGGATATCGAGGGCCTCGAAGGCGGTGGCAGTCGGTTTGTAACCGCCTTTCGGTCCGGGTACTCCCTCGACCAGCTGGAGCGCTTTCAGGCTCTGCATCTGGTTGCGGATCGTCCCCGGGTTCCGGTCTACTTCCTCTGCGATGTCTTCGCCCTTGACTGCGTCTTCGGCCTCCCCGTGGAGATTGATCAGCGCCGTGAGGATCGTTTTCTGGCTGGGAGTCAGTTCAATTGATGACATACCGAATTATTCGAAACAGATCCTCTTAAATGCGGCGAATAGGGCCGTTTTCCTTTCGAAGTACGCCGACCGTCCATCAAACCCTGGCAAACGGTTAGCAATCATACGTATTCCGAAAACACAGGTCTGCTTACTACACAGCCTCAGTTCGTCGCTCGGGTAGTAGACCGCTCATCTACCTCGACGTGTGCTGCGATACGCTCAGGCAGTGATACGGTCTCGTTGGCGACCTGTACGGTTACCATTCCAAACGGCGCAACTTCGTTGACCTCTAGCTCGACGCCGGGGTCGATACTATGATCTGACAGGTACTGCAACACGGCCGGATCCTGATCGCTAATGCGGTCGACTACGACGCGGTCTCCTTCACCGAATTCCGTGAGCCGAGCTCCCTCGCCCTCCACGGGGGGATCGAGTTCCGCGTTGGGGATCGGATCGCCGTGGGGATCGACCTCTGGATCGCCGAGCGCTTCGACGACGCGTTCCTCGAACTTCTCGCTGATGTGGTGTTCGAGTCGATCCGCCTCCTCGTGGACTTCGCTCCAGTCGTAATCCAGTCGTTCGGTGAGATACGCTTCGAGGAGTCGATGATGACGGACTACTTCGAGTGCGACACGCTCACCATCCTCGCTCAGCACGACTCCTTTGTACTTCTCACGATCGACCAGTCCTCGCTCTTCGAGTTTGTCGATCATGCTGGTGACTGTCGGTGACGTGACATCGAGATACTCAGCGATCTCCGAGGTCTTGATTCGCCCCTCACGGTCTTGCTGCAGGTGATAGATCACCTTTAGATAATCTTCCATGACGTCGCTGAGCATCATCGTAGTGTGAATTAGCCCCGGCTAACTTGTATATCTACCGTCGTTCGGTCCGGTATTAGATGACTCAATTGTATCACTACACCGCACAACTATACTGTCGGTATGTGTAGCCCCGTGTATGCAACGTACCGTTCGGATCATTGGCGCGCCGACGGACTACGGGACCAACAGGCGCGGCGTCGACATGGGGCCTTCGGCGATCAGATACGCGGG harbors:
- a CDS encoding ATP-binding protein translates to MSDRERITIGELSAPAGDDEPGEPVRLPVVDVLTGRGFVTGKSGSGKSNTASVVIEELLDAGYPVLIVDTDGEYYGLKEEYELLHAGADEECDIQIGPAHAERIATLALEENVPIILDVSGYLDEDVADELLRETARHLFTKEKKLKKPFLLVVEEVHEYLPQKGGGGETGKMLIKIGKRGRKHGLGIMGISQRPADVKKDFITQANWLVWHRLTWDNDTKVVGRVVDSEYQEAVADLGDGEAFVQTDWTEVDVRRIQFRRKRTFDAGATPGLDDFERPELKSVSDSLMDDLAELTEEEEQRSTELADMQQELDKKRAKIDQLESELEKARDVSNAARQLANAFSRGDATMTAEDVEARLVAKDDRIEELEEQVESLQATLDEAHEHIAEVEAENQRLRESTATLDFVSGESPVVQTSFAGSDSASNDEDHPQPIAEDADNPTTTEPSETPDEEVETNQSWDSQETVDRLHSEPIVSEIEAAATQVPVDSDDCWRIVETLATDGPMAIAEIESRMDVPVQYVWTFLSTLREQPFLTRDGNGAYRLERDVIEREIEATAEQESLDELLRRFEN
- a CDS encoding response regulator; translated protein: MDPAPGASILVVDDEERVADLYASHLADTYHVETAYSGSAALELIDDTFDVVLLDRRMPELTGDEVLDRIRSDGYEGKVVVVTATDPDFDILEMPFDEYVVKPVTGETIGKVVETQLLLDSYEMRLNEYFRIKSKLSALERTKSQFELEEDDRYEELTVLATSIRDDLEEMLAEHDELGFADREFLDE
- a CDS encoding helix-turn-helix transcriptional regulator produces the protein MSERPSHEIAGIVNGRWDCLDAIVRDPGAKGELVDRLDTPRSTLDDIVRELEQVGLVEYVDGEWRATTVGYYAHNSYEQFVGSLEGLQAVGDVLDPLCDVRSVGPAMLDGAVAHEATDPVPDAVIEEFLARIDEASRIRGFAPRAISGYADAVPERAAKSGTTLEMVTTPDIYKQLSTLYPPTERSDAERELVSLFAGPIPFEYGLWIGDNSHAGLIVYTDHGIKGLIINESDAAVEWATEQYEEVRENATPVADRDGLTADR
- a CDS encoding phosphomannomutase; the protein is MDLFGTAGIRGPVRDRVTPGLALSVGQALGSYIRDVETDVVPTVVLGWDGRETSESLVAAVESGVTSAGVDVLRVGELPTPALAFCSQGRYGVMITASHNPPTDNGIKLFEDGEEFDSGAEGEIERLVTETGEPAAWNEFGTSGLADELGTYRDRIAEYAVETLGVDNDEPLTGVSVVVDCGNGVASLATPQVLRALGAHVVTLNANVDGTFPGRESKPTPETLTDLRTFIRDGEFDMGIGHDGDGDRIVIVGPGGDVVHEDTILAVLARHYVADSESEDPVVVTTPNASARIDEVVREERGRTERVRLGALHEGIARERDAGTGETDVVFAAEPWKHIHTALGGWIDGVASAAVLTGLVASAGDVATLVEPITERPYRKISVPCPDAAKTPAMERIGRELPDQFPDGDVSTEYGVRIELPDASWVLVRPSGTEEYVRFYAESDDIDRIVETTRAVVADAIEASR
- the cdd gene encoding cytidine deaminase, whose amino-acid sequence is MNELIELAREARESSYAPYSEYHVGAALETSDGTIFTGCNIENANYSNSVHAEELALSEAVREGYRTFDRIAVSSSELDGVTPCGMCRQSLAEFCPEDLEILCDDGDSVSTYTLGELIPNTIHRGMLE
- a CDS encoding nucleoside phosphorylase, translated to MSDDRGDSAGGDNDVPGDSEDPNDELQYHLEVGPNDVAEAVLLPGNPERVSKITALWEDSEEVGRHREYVTETGTYDGAPISVTSTGIGSPSAAIAVEELARTGVETFIRVGSCGALQPEMSVGDLIITTGAVRQEGTSDEYVREDYPAAADHEVVSALIAAAERLGHEYHTGVTMSADSFYAGQGRPGFDGFEAAGSDRLVEELREANVANIEMEASAILTLASVYGLRAGAVCTVYANRETGEFRTEGERKAAETASLAVKLLQRMDEIKAEQGVDRWHAGLSL
- a CDS encoding NAD(P)/FAD-dependent oxidoreductase — protein: MTDTVVVLGAGYAGAGAIQQLEKELSGTADLVWISNTDYHLVLHESHRCIRDPAVQESIKIPIEEIKSPGTTFIEDEVVGMDVDKRVIELAESDPVEYDYTLVALGSQTAYYGIPGIEEHSLTLKSLDEALTIHERVKEAAESATRSDPAHVVVGGAGLSGIQTAGEVAEFRDIHNAPIEISLVEALEEIFPSGSGGIQQALREELEDAGVQILTNDPVTEADESTIHFDERNPVEYDVFVWTGGITGRDALESADVEKEHNRVNAESTFETSDERVFAIGDSAIIDQGQMPAPPTAQAAWQAAEVAGKNIARAIENRPLETWTHKDKGTVISIGEDAVASDVMFMPIETFGSVPAQTLKKFIAARWIADLTSWSRAKDAWSDL
- a CDS encoding Rrf2 family transcriptional regulator; the protein is MSSIELTPSQKTILTALINLHGEAEDAVKGEDIAEEVDRNPGTIRNQMQSLKALQLVEGVPGPKGGYKPTATAFEALDIQRMDEPASVPLSHEGEPVKDANISEINLSSVHHPELCRAEIHLQGSSRDIHEGDDVTVGPTPLSKLLIEGTVDGKDDTNNILILQLNEMVAPAGEPEH
- a CDS encoding metal-dependent transcriptional regulator → MMLSDVMEDYLKVIYHLQQDREGRIKTSEIAEYLDVTSPTVTSMIDKLEERGLVDREKYKGVVLSEDGERVALEVVRHHRLLEAYLTERLDYDWSEVHEEADRLEHHISEKFEERVVEALGDPEVDPHGDPIPNAELDPPVEGEGARLTEFGEGDRVVVDRISDQDPAVLQYLSDHSIDPGVELEVNEVAPFGMVTVQVANETVSLPERIAAHVEVDERSTTRATN